Within the Candidatus Methylomirabilota bacterium genome, the region GGCCTTGACACGCAGGGCGACGCGGTGCTACGTGGTCCGGCGTGTGCACTCGGTTGGGCCCGGGGTCCCCGCCGGACGACGGACGGCCCTTCATGCGGGTTGAGGCTGAGGGCCTGTTCATGCGCGTTGAGGGCCGTATGCCGGCCGTACGCTGGGTTCCGCGCCGACAGAGTTGAACAGAATCGGAGCCTGACGATGAAGCGACGCGACAAGCACGGTGGGCTCGACCGGTGGCCGGCCGCCACTGCTGTTCTCGTTATACTGACCTTTGCACCCCTTTGCTCGGCCGCGGCGGGCGATGTCGCGTATCACCTGATCCGCAAGCCCGGCGTCTATACACTGGTCAACCTGCATCCCGACGAGCAGCGCCGTCGCCTCTACTCGGTCAACTACCAACAGGCGGGCCTCATGCCGCTCTGCACACCGGTCATGATTCAGAGCGTGACGACCAAGCATATGACGTTCGAAGTCATCGCGATCAAGAGGATCTACGAGTACATATTTCACAACTCACTCCAGGAGGCGATCGACAAACATCTCGACAAGTTCTTCGGCACGACATGCGATCCCGAACGGGTTGAACACCTGAACCCGTTCGATCAGGACGGCGTCAAGCAAGGCCGCGTCCGGACGGGGATGACGAAAGAAGGCGTGATTCTCGCGATCGGCTACCCCCCGGAACATGCGACGCCGGGCCTCCAGTCGAACGCCTGGCAGTACTGGAAGAATCGGTTCGGCACGATGGTCGTTCACTTCGCTCACGGAAAAGTCGTACGCGTCCAGGATTGACGCGAGTGGCGTCGTGCTCCGCGTTATCGCGTCGCTGGCGAGCCTTCCGTACAGGCCTTGCCTTCGTGGTCTTCGGCCTGGGCGCCGTCGTTCTGGCAACCATCATCCTGCCGATGCTGTCGCTGTGGCCATCGCGCGACCACGAACTCCGAGCGCAGCGCGCCGTTCGACTCTCGCTTTGTCTATTTACCTGGTTCATGCAACTCTTGTGTCTCATACGCGTGTCCTGGAAGCACGCCGACCGTCTGACCGCACATCCAGTCATCTTCATCGCCAATCACCCCAGTCTCATCGACGTGGTTCTCATCTTGGGGCGGCTGCGGCAGGCGGATTGCATCGTGAAGCACGCGACTCTCACGAATCCCTTTCTTCGCCTGGTCGTACGGAAGGCCGGCTATCTGACCAACGACGGCGGAGCAAACCTCCTTCACTGCGCCGCTCACAGACTCCACAGTGGCCGTTGCCTTCTCGTCTTTCCGGAGGGAACGCGGTCGCCCGCTGGCAGCTTGGGGCGATTCCGCAGGGGCGCCGCCCGCGTGGCGCTCGAGAGTAATTGCCCGATCATCCCGCTCGTCCTCACCTGCGAGCCGCCGACACTCCTCAGAGGACAGAAGTGGCACGACGTTCCCGACCGCCCTGCCCATTACACCCTCGATGTGCAGCAGCCAATCATCCCTCGGGACTGGGTCGACGCTGAACGGCCTCGCTCCCTCGCTGCTCGCCGCCTGACCGCCGAGTTGCGGCGGTTGTACGAAACCAAGCTTTCGACCGAGATGGCACACCCATGAACATTTCGAAGGCTGACATCCTCTCCCGGCTCACCGATGTCCTGGTGTCGGGCTTCGACATCCGACGCGAGGACATCGTTGCGGATGCCCGCCTCGTCGACGATCTCGAACTCGACAGCCTCGATCGTGTCGACCTCGTCGTAAGGTTGGAACAGGAAACTAACCTCGCTATCGAAGAGGAAGAACTCAAGGGTATTCAGACCATCAGCGACGTCATCGCTGTCTTGCACGGCAAACTGAATTCACGTCCGGGCTAGGCATCGATGCGGCGACTCGGCATGACGATCACCATTCTTTACTCGTTCCTGATCTTCACGGCTCTCGGCATCGCGTTGGTACTTGCGTTTGGCCTCCTCGAGCGCTGGACCTTGTACAACGGGGTGATTGCTGCCTACCTGGCGATGGGCACTATTCTCATCGTCGAGCGCATCTACCGTGAGTGCCCCTTTCCCGGTCACGACACCTCTCGCGTCGGCGCCTGGCTTGGACGATTCCTTCCTCGAGCGTCAGGCTCGTGAACATTCGGGCGACTCTCCTCCACGAAACCGTAACGCCGCGCCGGTGGGAGCGCGTCTTCCAGGTTCCCCCCACACTTTCTTGCTTTGCCGGGCATTTCCCCGGCTTTCCGATCGTTCCCGCAGTCGTTCAGATCAGTTGGGTGATGGATCTCGCCCACGCCATGCTCATGGGCCACCGCACCCTCGCTTCTATCGACGCCTTGAAGTTTACGGCGCCGATTCAACCCGGGGACACCGTGCACTTGAGCGCCGAATGCTCGCCTGACGGTTCCTCGCTTTCGTTCCGTCTCTGGAGCGGCAAACGGGTCTTTTCGTCCGGGCGGTGTCGCTTCGTGGTGACCTGACAGACGCGCTCATGAAACCCGGTCTACTGATACCGATCTTCAATCACCGGGACACTATTCCCGATGTCGTGGCCGGTCTCGCCTATCTCGGCCTTCCCTGCCTCATCGTGGATGACGGAAGTGACGCAGCCACGAGAGCAACACTTCGTCGTCTCCCGCCTCTTTTCCCGTGGATCGAACTGTCTCATCTTCCAAAAAACCGGGGACGCGGCGTGGCCCTTCGTCACGGCTACCGGGTGGCATCCGAACGGGGATGGTCTCACGTCGTGCAGATCGATGCCGACCGGCAGC harbors:
- a CDS encoding lysophospholipid acyltransferase family protein, which produces MVFGLGAVVLATIILPMLSLWPSRDHELRAQRAVRLSLCLFTWFMQLLCLIRVSWKHADRLTAHPVIFIANHPSLIDVVLILGRLRQADCIVKHATLTNPFLRLVVRKAGYLTNDGGANLLHCAAHRLHSGRCLLVFPEGTRSPAGSLGRFRRGAARVALESNCPIIPLVLTCEPPTLLRGQKWHDVPDRPAHYTLDVQQPIIPRDWVDAERPRSLAARRLTAELRRLYETKLSTEMAHP
- a CDS encoding acyl carrier protein; this translates as MNISKADILSRLTDVLVSGFDIRREDIVADARLVDDLELDSLDRVDLVVRLEQETNLAIEEEELKGIQTISDVIAVLHGKLNSRPG